Proteins encoded within one genomic window of Mycolicibacterium monacense:
- a CDS encoding cytochrome P450, translating to MAEDLTSVDFFRDGRLTDDPYPFYAALRDKCPVTREDHYGVTMVTGWQEAVDVYNDAETFSSCISVTGPFPGFPIPLEDFKDGDVTELIEKHRDEIPFSDQLPTLDPPTHTNHRALLMRLITPKRLKENEDAMWQLADDILDEFLAPGQGEFIKGFAAPFTLRVIADLLGVPDEDRPELLERLAKGTHGGALGSADKALTKTPLEYLYDVFAEYVEDRRREPRDDVLTGLATASFPDGTMPEVGDVVRVATNVFSAGQETTVRLLSTALKVMGDQPEIQRALREDRSLLPNFIEECLRIESPVKGDFRLSRVPTTVGDETLAAGTTVMVINGAANRDPRRFEDPDTFDPQRKNARQHLAFGRGIHSCPGAPLARAETRVGLERLLDRTTDIRISEAHHGPAGERRYDYIPTYILRGLTELHLEFDTTGVEAEEKP from the coding sequence ATGGCGGAGGATCTCACCTCAGTCGACTTCTTCCGGGACGGTCGTCTGACCGACGACCCCTATCCCTTCTATGCCGCGCTCCGCGACAAATGCCCGGTCACGCGTGAAGACCATTACGGCGTCACCATGGTCACCGGCTGGCAGGAGGCCGTGGACGTCTACAACGACGCCGAGACCTTCTCCTCGTGCATCTCGGTGACGGGGCCGTTCCCCGGGTTCCCGATCCCGCTCGAGGACTTCAAGGACGGGGACGTCACCGAACTCATCGAGAAGCACCGTGACGAGATCCCGTTCAGCGACCAATTGCCGACGCTGGACCCGCCGACACACACCAACCACCGGGCCCTGCTCATGCGGTTGATCACGCCCAAGCGCCTCAAGGAGAACGAGGATGCGATGTGGCAGTTGGCCGACGACATCCTCGACGAGTTCCTGGCGCCGGGGCAGGGGGAGTTCATCAAGGGGTTCGCGGCCCCGTTCACGCTGCGGGTGATCGCCGACCTGCTCGGGGTGCCCGACGAGGACCGGCCCGAACTCCTCGAACGGCTCGCGAAGGGCACGCACGGCGGCGCGCTGGGCAGCGCCGACAAGGCGCTGACGAAGACGCCGTTGGAGTACCTCTACGACGTGTTCGCCGAGTACGTGGAGGACCGCAGGCGCGAACCCCGCGACGACGTGCTGACCGGCCTGGCGACCGCATCGTTCCCGGACGGCACCATGCCCGAGGTCGGTGACGTCGTGCGGGTGGCGACCAACGTCTTCTCGGCCGGTCAGGAGACCACCGTGCGACTGCTGTCCACCGCGCTGAAGGTGATGGGGGACCAGCCCGAGATCCAGCGCGCGCTGCGCGAAGACCGCAGCCTGCTGCCGAACTTCATCGAGGAGTGCCTGCGCATCGAGAGCCCGGTCAAGGGTGACTTCCGGCTGTCTCGGGTGCCCACCACCGTCGGTGACGAGACGCTCGCCGCGGGCACGACCGTGATGGTGATCAACGGTGCGGCGAACCGGGATCCGCGCCGCTTCGAGGATCCGGACACATTCGACCCGCAGCGCAAGAACGCGCGCCAGCACCTGGCGTTCGGCCGCGGGATCCACAGCTGCCCGGGTGCACCGCTGGCCCGCGCGGAGACCCGCGTCGGCCTCGAGCGCCTGCTCGACCGCACGACCGACATCCGGATCAGCGAGGCGCACCACGGCCCTGCCGGCGAACGCCGGTACGACTACATCCCGACCTACATCCTGCGCGGCCTCACAGAGCTGCACCTGGAGTTCGACACCACCGGCGTCGAAGCGGAGGAGAAGCCGTGA
- a CDS encoding ferredoxin has product MKVRVDEDRCAGHGMCLTLCPDVFEMTDDGWAVADPEEVPAELESAARDAVANCPERAIIEID; this is encoded by the coding sequence GTGAAGGTGCGCGTCGACGAGGACCGCTGCGCCGGACACGGGATGTGCCTGACGCTCTGTCCCGACGTGTTCGAGATGACCGACGACGGCTGGGCGGTCGCCGATCCGGAAGAGGTTCCAGCCGAACTGGAAAGCGCGGCCCGCGACGCCGTCGCCAACTGCCCCGAACGTGCCATCATCGAAATCGACTGA
- a CDS encoding DUF1330 domain-containing protein, giving the protein MPKAYVLLTEDVKDPAGMAEYGKLAGQTMGTAKVLAFGPAVENLEGQWHGNQTVLLEFESVDAAKQWYYSDEYQAAAKLRQAAADCNGVIVSGLG; this is encoded by the coding sequence GTGCCCAAGGCGTACGTGCTACTCACCGAGGACGTCAAGGACCCGGCCGGTATGGCCGAGTACGGCAAGCTCGCCGGCCAGACCATGGGCACCGCGAAGGTGCTGGCGTTCGGTCCGGCGGTCGAGAACCTGGAAGGGCAGTGGCACGGCAACCAGACGGTGCTGCTGGAATTCGAGTCCGTCGACGCCGCGAAGCAGTGGTACTACTCCGACGAGTACCAGGCGGCCGCGAAACTGCGCCAGGCGGCGGCCGACTGCAACGGGGTCATCGTTTCCGGCCTGGGATAG
- a CDS encoding TetR/AcrR family transcriptional regulator, which yields MAERWTKERRTEHTRQILLDAAEEVFARKGLTGAALEEIAEAAGFTRGAIYSQFGAKEKLFLAVVDRQRQRFLDGFAEVMMSFHRLSDVDIDELAERWRQLSSGADRAALGYELTLFLLRHPDARESVATQRLETVRALGEFISKNVARIGGTLTIEAETLARVVLAANDGITLDSHLDGEDLYRPYLQLVMSSVRTPQ from the coding sequence GTGGCTGAACGCTGGACCAAAGAGCGCCGTACCGAGCACACCCGGCAGATCTTGTTGGACGCCGCAGAGGAAGTCTTCGCGCGCAAGGGATTGACCGGCGCGGCGCTCGAAGAGATCGCCGAGGCCGCGGGATTCACCCGCGGCGCCATCTACTCCCAGTTCGGCGCGAAGGAGAAGCTGTTCCTGGCGGTCGTCGACCGCCAGCGTCAGCGGTTCCTCGACGGTTTCGCCGAGGTGATGATGTCGTTTCACCGCCTCAGCGACGTCGACATCGACGAGTTGGCCGAGCGGTGGCGCCAGTTGAGCAGCGGAGCCGACCGAGCGGCACTGGGGTACGAGCTGACCTTGTTCCTGCTGCGCCACCCCGACGCGCGGGAAAGCGTGGCCACTCAACGCCTGGAAACCGTTCGCGCACTGGGCGAATTCATCAGCAAGAACGTCGCCCGGATCGGCGGCACGCTCACCATCGAGGCGGAGACACTGGCCCGGGTCGTCCTGGCCGCCAACGACGGCATCACCCTCGACAGTCACCTCGACGGCGAGGACCTCTACCGCCCCTACCTCCAGCTCGTCATGTCGAGCGTCCGAACGCCGCAGTGA
- a CDS encoding aromatic ring-hydroxylating oxygenase subunit alpha yields MLPATRPGDWLDPASGLGSSLDDVEPGTFNTTIPTDRYTCRDYAARERDAIWMRVWQIAGRVEDLPKPGDWKKYQILDQSFIIVRGKDGTLRGFVNACRHRGNALCVTETGNAKRGFLCQYHLWSYDLEGRLKGMLREDLAGPIDKTENSLLPVSVDTFAGFLFLNPDPDAEPLREYLGEDVVTLLEPYNIEQFTTVMDVTEAIDCNWKVVMDAFEEGYHINGIHPQLLQVLHINPRTARYRFFENHSVAMAPFEVVGAGVQDQVAGILALPETFPGTVAVIPRFQELIAPYQDSDGNVDFPEGVTARLLLQQATREVLTGMGLDVSALTDDQMVDNQGWVLFPNYFMTVRAGECHVIMSAPHPDGDPNRCIWHVASYMYVPQEFRDAVRAEAIVVDTPGSHKYFEALQQDYEQMPRQQKGLRNDRLDHMSLVKEEVVIAHYHSVVDRYMESRTR; encoded by the coding sequence TTGTTGCCGGCAACTCGCCCAGGAGACTGGCTCGATCCCGCATCCGGTCTCGGCTCGAGTCTGGATGACGTGGAGCCCGGGACGTTCAACACGACCATCCCCACCGACCGTTACACCTGTCGGGACTACGCGGCGCGCGAGCGGGATGCGATCTGGATGCGCGTCTGGCAGATCGCGGGCCGCGTCGAGGACCTGCCGAAGCCCGGCGACTGGAAGAAGTACCAGATCCTCGATCAGTCCTTCATCATCGTCCGTGGAAAGGACGGCACGCTCAGGGGTTTCGTCAACGCCTGCAGGCACCGCGGCAACGCGCTGTGCGTCACCGAGACCGGCAACGCCAAGCGCGGATTCCTCTGCCAGTACCACCTCTGGTCCTATGACCTGGAGGGCAGGTTGAAAGGAATGCTGCGCGAAGACCTCGCCGGGCCGATCGACAAGACCGAGAACTCTCTGCTCCCGGTTTCGGTCGACACCTTCGCCGGCTTCCTCTTCCTCAATCCGGATCCCGATGCGGAACCACTGCGGGAGTACCTCGGCGAGGACGTCGTCACCCTGCTGGAGCCGTACAACATCGAGCAGTTCACCACGGTCATGGACGTCACCGAGGCCATCGACTGCAACTGGAAAGTCGTGATGGACGCCTTCGAAGAGGGCTACCACATCAACGGGATCCATCCCCAGTTGCTGCAGGTGCTGCACATCAATCCCAGGACCGCGCGCTACCGGTTCTTCGAGAACCACAGCGTCGCGATGGCCCCCTTCGAAGTCGTCGGTGCCGGCGTGCAGGATCAGGTCGCAGGGATCCTGGCGTTGCCCGAAACCTTCCCCGGCACCGTCGCGGTGATCCCGCGCTTCCAGGAACTGATTGCGCCCTACCAGGATTCGGACGGGAACGTGGACTTCCCGGAGGGCGTCACCGCGCGTCTCCTGCTGCAGCAGGCCACCCGTGAGGTGCTGACCGGTATGGGGCTCGACGTCAGCGCCCTGACCGATGACCAGATGGTCGACAACCAGGGCTGGGTGCTGTTCCCGAACTACTTCATGACGGTGCGCGCCGGCGAATGCCACGTCATCATGTCGGCGCCGCACCCCGACGGTGACCCGAACCGATGCATCTGGCACGTGGCCAGCTACATGTATGTGCCGCAGGAGTTCCGCGACGCCGTCCGGGCCGAGGCGATCGTGGTGGACACGCCGGGAAGCCACAAGTACTTCGAGGCGCTTCAGCAGGACTACGAGCAGATGCCCCGGCAGCAGAAGGGCCTGCGCAACGACCGGCTCGATCACATGTCGCTGGTCAAGGAAGAAGTCGTCATCGCCCACTACCACTCGGTCGTCGACCGCTACATGGAAAGCAGGACACGTTGA
- a CDS encoding alpha/beta fold hydrolase, whose product MRFVFVHGGFHAAWCWEDTITQLRALGHDGVAVDLPGHGARIGEESTLANRRDAVAAALTDGEPDKSVLVGHSGGGFDATLAADARPDLVSHIVYLAAALPREGRTYPEAMAMRDSEAGEFDADVGEMLSYLRFDDDGAMWFADFDGAWRYFYHDCDEDTARWAFERLGPERFGDTTVTPVSVPTFWAADLPRSFIRCLQDQSMPRWLADTVTRRLGVEQLTIDASHSPFLSRPRELAELLVDATATKPVAPLQPH is encoded by the coding sequence ATGCGATTCGTGTTCGTGCACGGCGGGTTTCATGCCGCGTGGTGTTGGGAGGACACGATCACCCAACTGCGGGCACTCGGTCACGACGGCGTCGCCGTCGACCTGCCCGGCCATGGTGCCCGAATCGGCGAGGAGTCGACGCTGGCCAACCGCCGCGACGCGGTGGCCGCGGCGCTGACAGACGGCGAGCCGGACAAGAGCGTCCTCGTCGGGCATTCCGGCGGCGGTTTCGACGCCACGCTGGCAGCTGATGCCCGCCCGGATCTGGTCAGCCACATCGTCTACCTCGCCGCTGCACTCCCTCGCGAGGGGCGCACCTATCCGGAGGCGATGGCGATGCGTGACTCCGAGGCGGGCGAATTCGATGCCGATGTCGGAGAGATGTTGAGCTATCTGCGATTCGACGACGACGGCGCGATGTGGTTCGCCGATTTCGACGGTGCCTGGCGCTACTTCTACCACGACTGCGACGAGGACACCGCGCGGTGGGCGTTCGAGCGGCTCGGCCCGGAGCGGTTCGGCGACACGACGGTCACACCGGTTTCGGTGCCGACGTTCTGGGCGGCCGACCTCCCCCGCAGCTTCATCCGCTGCCTTCAGGATCAATCGATGCCGCGCTGGCTCGCCGATACCGTCACCCGCAGGCTCGGCGTGGAACAGTTGACCATCGACGCGTCCCACTCGCCGTTCCTCAGCAGGCCGCGCGAACTCGCCGAACTACTGGTGGACGCGACCGCCACGAAACCGGTCGCACCGCTGCAACCGCACTAG
- a CDS encoding cytochrome P450 — protein sequence MTTPKTNSDLVFDPFSEEYFNEPWEIYRRMREEAPVYYNEELDFYALSRHADVAAAFKDYQTFSSAYGLDLSMVKTGEPAPFKMIILMDPPEHRQMRSLVNKVFTPRQIAKLQPMVEETIDSCFRAADPEHFDVVQEFAAFFPVEVITRMLGVPEDRRQQVRQWVDTSLHREPGQEEMSPEGMQAIADAMGLYFELIAQRRENPQDDMFTALVQAEIEREDGRMERLDDLEIAGFATLLGGAGAETVTKLIGNAAVTFARFPDQWQKLLDDRSKIPAAVEELLRYEAPAQYNVRRSMQDVTIHGVTIPAGKPVFLLGGSANRDPEAFTNADTFDIDRDRTEAQNLGFGYGVHSCLGAALARMESAIALERLLDFMPRYEVLWDECRRVAMQNVAGWSHVPVRVLR from the coding sequence ATGACCACCCCGAAGACCAATTCCGATCTCGTATTCGACCCGTTCTCCGAGGAGTACTTCAACGAGCCGTGGGAGATCTACCGGCGCATGCGCGAAGAAGCGCCGGTGTACTACAACGAGGAACTGGACTTCTATGCGCTGTCCCGGCACGCCGATGTGGCCGCGGCGTTCAAGGACTATCAGACATTCTCTTCGGCCTATGGCCTAGACTTGTCGATGGTGAAAACCGGTGAACCGGCTCCGTTCAAGATGATCATCCTGATGGATCCGCCGGAGCACCGGCAGATGCGCAGCCTGGTCAACAAGGTCTTCACCCCGCGCCAGATCGCGAAGCTCCAACCGATGGTCGAGGAGACCATCGACTCGTGCTTCCGCGCCGCCGATCCGGAGCACTTCGACGTCGTGCAGGAATTCGCGGCGTTCTTCCCGGTGGAGGTGATCACCCGGATGCTCGGCGTCCCGGAGGATCGCCGCCAGCAGGTGCGCCAGTGGGTGGACACGTCGCTGCACCGCGAACCCGGCCAGGAGGAGATGTCCCCGGAGGGTATGCAGGCCATCGCCGACGCGATGGGTCTGTACTTCGAGCTGATCGCACAGCGCCGGGAGAACCCGCAGGACGATATGTTCACGGCGTTGGTCCAGGCCGAGATCGAACGTGAGGACGGGCGCATGGAGCGCCTCGACGACCTCGAGATCGCGGGTTTCGCAACGCTTCTCGGCGGCGCAGGCGCCGAGACCGTGACCAAGCTGATCGGTAACGCGGCGGTCACGTTCGCCCGTTTCCCCGACCAGTGGCAGAAGCTGCTCGACGATCGCAGCAAGATCCCCGCCGCCGTCGAGGAACTGCTGCGTTACGAGGCGCCGGCACAGTACAACGTCCGTCGGTCGATGCAAGACGTGACGATCCACGGGGTCACCATCCCGGCCGGCAAACCCGTGTTCCTCTTGGGTGGTTCGGCCAACCGCGATCCCGAGGCGTTCACGAACGCCGACACCTTCGACATCGACCGTGACCGCACCGAGGCGCAGAACCTCGGCTTCGGGTACGGCGTGCACAGCTGCCTGGGCGCGGCGCTGGCCAGGATGGAGAGCGCGATCGCGCTGGAACGCCTGCTCGACTTCATGCCGCGCTACGAGGTGCTGTGGGACGAGTGCCGCCGGGTGGCGATGCAGAACGTCGCCGGCTGGTCGCACGTCCCGGTGCGTGTGCTGCGTTAG
- a CDS encoding ferredoxin: MTRRIEVDFGLCESNGVCMGIIPEVFDLDDEDYLHVLTDEVTPENEEQIKEAVRQCPRQAISIREE, from the coding sequence GTGACCCGCAGAATAGAGGTCGATTTCGGGCTCTGCGAGAGCAACGGGGTGTGCATGGGCATCATCCCCGAGGTCTTCGACCTGGACGACGAGGACTACCTGCACGTGCTGACCGACGAGGTCACCCCCGAGAACGAAGAACAGATCAAAGAAGCGGTGCGCCAGTGCCCGCGCCAAGCCATTTCAATCCGCGAAGAATGA
- a CDS encoding cytochrome P450, with amino-acid sequence MTKPRLKFDPVSQEYFDNPYEIYRRMRDEAPVYYDEAEDFYALTRHEDVAAALKDHESFSSSRGCDLAMVRSEEGPAKSIIFMDPPEHRHMRSLVNKAFTPRAIQSQRETITELVEHYLSQVDPDGFDVVQDFSGPFPVEVITRMAGVPEAFRQQVRHWIDKGLERKPGQLAWSDENMQANIDSGVYYYGLVQERRRNPQDDMISRLIAAEIPGENGEMRKLDDIEITGFTSLLGGAGAETVTKLVGSAVVEFARNPEQWQLLLDDRSLIPAAVEELLRYVGPVQYNVRYTLKEAVLPNGTVPAHKPVFLMNAAANRDPRAFDNAETFDITRDRAQAQNLGLGYGIHSCLGAALARMETAIALEHLLDFMPRYEVDFDGLERVHMQNVAGYHHVPVRVLK; translated from the coding sequence ATGACCAAGCCACGACTGAAGTTCGACCCGGTCTCGCAGGAGTACTTCGACAACCCGTACGAGATCTACCGGCGGATGCGCGACGAGGCCCCCGTCTACTACGACGAGGCAGAGGACTTCTACGCCCTGACCCGTCACGAAGACGTGGCCGCGGCGCTGAAGGATCACGAGTCCTTCTCGTCGTCCCGCGGATGCGACCTGGCCATGGTCAGGTCCGAAGAGGGACCCGCGAAGTCGATCATCTTCATGGACCCGCCGGAGCACCGGCACATGCGCAGCCTGGTGAACAAGGCCTTCACTCCCCGCGCCATCCAGTCCCAGCGCGAGACGATCACCGAACTCGTCGAGCACTACCTGTCGCAGGTCGATCCCGACGGCTTCGACGTCGTCCAGGACTTCTCCGGCCCGTTCCCCGTCGAGGTGATCACGCGGATGGCCGGCGTGCCCGAGGCGTTCCGCCAGCAGGTGCGGCACTGGATCGACAAGGGCCTGGAACGCAAGCCCGGCCAGCTCGCGTGGTCCGACGAGAACATGCAGGCCAACATCGATTCCGGGGTGTACTACTACGGCCTGGTGCAGGAGCGGCGGCGCAACCCCCAGGACGACATGATCAGCCGGTTGATCGCCGCGGAGATCCCCGGCGAGAACGGCGAGATGCGCAAGCTGGACGATATCGAGATCACCGGCTTCACCTCGTTGCTGGGCGGGGCCGGCGCCGAGACGGTCACCAAGCTGGTCGGCAGCGCAGTCGTGGAGTTCGCGCGCAACCCCGAACAGTGGCAGCTGCTGCTCGACGACCGCAGCCTGATCCCCGCCGCCGTCGAGGAACTGCTGCGTTATGTCGGTCCGGTGCAGTACAACGTGCGGTACACGCTGAAGGAGGCCGTGCTGCCCAATGGCACCGTCCCCGCGCACAAGCCGGTGTTCCTGATGAACGCCGCTGCCAACCGCGATCCGCGGGCGTTCGACAACGCGGAAACGTTCGACATCACCCGTGACCGCGCGCAGGCGCAGAACCTCGGCCTCGGGTACGGCATCCACAGCTGCCTGGGCGCGGCGCTGGCCCGCATGGAGACCGCGATCGCGCTGGAGCATCTGCTCGACTTCATGCCGCGCTACGAGGTCGACTTCGACGGGTTGGAACGGGTCCACATGCAGAACGTCGCGGGGTACCACCATGTCCCGGTGAGGGTGCTGAAGTGA
- a CDS encoding NAD(P)-dependent oxidoreductase, with the protein MSRVGFVGAGRMGAPMVRRLVGAGHTVTALGRTPEKRAAASDLGAATAAEPVDVATGADIVVVCVFTDDQVRAVCLDGGLLAAMAPGATLVIHTTGSPDTARLLAARGRDHGVDVVDAPVSGGPHDIAAGAVTLFVGGSEAAVERARPVLAAYGDPILHVGPLGAGQSVKLVNNTVFAAQIGLLREAVRLGGALGVAEPDLLTALTHGSSSSRVSNMIAGRGSVDAFIDMAGAFVGKDVDVVRAIAAAAGTDLGLLDEAISAGIGDRNATPT; encoded by the coding sequence GTGAGCCGGGTCGGCTTCGTCGGTGCGGGCCGCATGGGCGCACCGATGGTGCGCCGCCTTGTCGGCGCCGGCCACACCGTCACCGCACTGGGCCGCACCCCGGAGAAGCGCGCGGCGGCATCGGATTTGGGCGCCGCCACGGCGGCGGAGCCGGTCGACGTCGCCACCGGCGCGGACATCGTGGTCGTCTGCGTGTTCACCGACGATCAGGTGCGCGCGGTGTGCCTCGACGGCGGCCTGCTCGCGGCGATGGCGCCGGGCGCGACCCTGGTGATCCACACGACGGGCAGCCCGGACACCGCCCGGCTGCTCGCGGCACGGGGACGCGACCACGGGGTGGACGTCGTCGACGCACCGGTGAGCGGCGGACCGCATGACATCGCCGCCGGGGCGGTGACGCTGTTCGTGGGTGGCTCCGAGGCCGCCGTCGAGCGGGCGCGTCCGGTGTTGGCCGCCTACGGCGATCCGATCCTGCACGTCGGGCCGCTCGGCGCCGGGCAGAGCGTGAAGCTGGTCAACAACACGGTGTTCGCCGCGCAGATCGGGCTCTTGCGCGAGGCGGTCCGGCTCGGCGGTGCGCTCGGGGTGGCCGAACCCGATCTGCTGACCGCGCTGACCCACGGCAGCTCGTCGAGCCGCGTGTCGAACATGATCGCCGGGCGCGGATCGGTCGATGCGTTCATCGACATGGCCGGCGCGTTCGTGGGCAAGGACGTCGATGTGGTCAGGGCGATCGCCGCCGCCGCGGGTACCGACCTGGGTCTCCTCGACGAGGCCATCTCGGCGGGCATCGGCGACCGGAACGCCACGCCGACGTGA
- a CDS encoding NAD(P)-dependent oxidoreductase encodes MRVGFIGLGSQGGPMARRIVEGGYELTLWARRPASLEPYADTAAKTAGSPAELAAASDLMCVCVVGDDDVREVLYGDTGVLAGLAPGAMIAIHSTVHPDTCREIAEKAAAQNVSVIDAPVSGGAPAVEQGKLLVMVGGEEADVEKARPVFATYADPIVHLGPLGSGQVTKILNNLLFTANLGSALSTLELGESLGIPRTQLAEVLNGGSATSKALGSISMFGGTVEALAPIAGALLQKDVRHAASIAARASAPEGSVFTAADTALESMDHPR; translated from the coding sequence ATGCGCGTCGGATTCATCGGCCTGGGCAGTCAGGGTGGCCCGATGGCGCGGCGGATCGTCGAAGGCGGTTACGAGCTGACCCTGTGGGCCCGGCGCCCCGCCAGCCTCGAACCGTACGCCGACACCGCGGCCAAGACCGCGGGCAGCCCGGCCGAGCTCGCCGCCGCCAGCGATCTGATGTGTGTGTGCGTGGTCGGCGACGACGACGTCCGCGAGGTCCTCTACGGCGACACCGGTGTGCTCGCGGGTCTCGCGCCTGGAGCGATGATCGCCATCCACAGCACCGTGCACCCCGACACGTGCAGAGAGATCGCGGAAAAAGCGGCGGCCCAGAATGTTTCGGTGATCGACGCCCCCGTGAGCGGCGGCGCCCCCGCCGTCGAGCAGGGCAAGCTGCTGGTGATGGTCGGCGGTGAGGAGGCCGACGTCGAGAAGGCGCGTCCGGTGTTCGCGACGTATGCCGACCCGATCGTGCACCTGGGGCCGCTGGGCAGCGGTCAGGTGACCAAGATCCTGAACAACCTGTTGTTCACCGCCAACCTCGGCAGTGCGCTGAGCACACTGGAACTCGGCGAATCGCTCGGCATCCCCCGCACCCAGCTGGCCGAGGTCCTCAACGGCGGGTCGGCGACCAGCAAGGCGCTCGGCAGCATCAGCATGTTCGGCGGGACGGTCGAGGCGCTGGCGCCGATCGCCGGTGCGCTGCTGCAGAAGGACGTCCGCCACGCGGCCAGCATCGCGGCGAGGGCGTCGGCCCCCGAGGGCTCCGTCTTCACCGCGGCCGACACCGCCCTGGAATCGATGGACCACCCGAGGTGA
- a CDS encoding alpha/beta fold hydrolase, which yields MTAHVRSEDGTAHARSETAPAPRPRVVMVDGVPMSGLVAEADGQPRAVVVALHGGASTAAYFDCPGHPRLSLLRLGARLGFTMIALDRPGYGSSAPYPDAIEHPEQRVALAYGAVDAMLGEKPRGAGLFVVAHSNGCELALRMAAHDRDGLIGLELAGTGLRYQDAALDILRDAGPTRRPPGLRQLLWEPADLYPPAVLTGITNSSTGAPYEAAMVRDWPGRDFPAVAAGVRVPVRFSHAEHERVWCSDAEALAGIADVFTNAPRFVTAEQDNAGHNLSLGVTAAAYHLKVLSFVEECVVSQGAEQQVAEKKMEVG from the coding sequence GTGACCGCGCACGTGAGGAGCGAAGACGGCACCGCGCACGCGAGGAGCGAAACAGCACCAGCACCGCGTCCGCGGGTGGTGATGGTCGACGGCGTGCCGATGTCGGGACTGGTGGCCGAGGCCGACGGGCAGCCGCGTGCGGTGGTGGTCGCGCTGCACGGCGGGGCCAGCACGGCGGCCTACTTCGACTGTCCCGGTCACCCGCGACTGTCGCTGCTGCGCCTGGGCGCGCGGCTGGGGTTCACGATGATCGCCCTCGACCGGCCGGGCTACGGCAGCTCCGCCCCGTATCCGGACGCGATCGAACACCCTGAGCAGCGGGTCGCGCTCGCCTACGGTGCAGTAGATGCGATGCTCGGCGAAAAACCGCGGGGCGCAGGTCTTTTCGTGGTCGCACATTCGAACGGATGCGAACTCGCGCTGCGGATGGCCGCACACGACCGCGACGGCCTGATCGGGCTGGAACTGGCCGGCACCGGGCTGCGCTATCAGGACGCGGCGCTCGACATCCTGCGCGACGCGGGTCCGACCCGGCGTCCGCCGGGTCTGCGGCAACTGCTCTGGGAGCCCGCCGACCTGTATCCCCCGGCGGTGCTGACCGGGATCACCAACTCCTCCACGGGCGCACCGTACGAGGCCGCGATGGTGCGGGACTGGCCCGGTCGGGACTTCCCGGCAGTGGCCGCCGGGGTGCGGGTTCCGGTGCGGTTCAGCCACGCCGAGCACGAGCGAGTGTGGTGCTCCGACGCCGAGGCGCTGGCGGGGATCGCGGACGTGTTCACCAACGCACCGCGGTTCGTCACCGCCGAACAGGACAACGCCGGGCACAACCTCAGCCTCGGGGTGACCGCCGCGGCCTATCACCTGAAGGTGTTGTCGTTCGTCGAAGAGTGTGTCGTCTCGCAGGGCGCCGAACAGCAGGTAGCCGAGAAGAAGATGGAGGTGGGTTAG